The following proteins come from a genomic window of Peromyscus eremicus chromosome 23, PerEre_H2_v1, whole genome shotgun sequence:
- the C23H12orf76 gene encoding uncharacterized protein C12orf76 homolog yields MLPAGRLRLFAAFCSLLLGQAQAPSPGVPPERSRPYAVLRGQNLVLMGTIFSILLVTVILMAFCVYKPIRRR; encoded by the exons ATGCTGCCTGCGGGGCGGCTGCGGCTGTTCGCCGCGTTCTGCAGCCTCCTGCTGGGGCAGGCCCAGGCCCCGAGCCCCGGGGTGCCGCCAGAGCGGAGCCGGCCTTACGCGGTGCTGCGCGGGCAGAACCTGG TGTTGATGGGGACCATTTTCAGCATCCTGCTGGTGACCGTCATCCTTATGGCATTTTGTGTCTACAAGCCCATCCGTCGTCGGTGA